In a genomic window of Cyclopterus lumpus isolate fCycLum1 chromosome 13, fCycLum1.pri, whole genome shotgun sequence:
- the LOC117741982 gene encoding diablo homolog, mitochondrial-like: MAALRKVTTCFRLLRSSAPVLLSSRKPAVLKAVKWTNILYTGIASLTVGGGLCAIPFKQVENLSHESLIRRAASLVTDSSSTFLSQTTLALIDAITEYSKAVHTLIALQRRYLQSLGNLSPAEEDAIWQVIIGQRSEVSDRQDECKRFELTWVSAFKLCETAAEAAYTSGAEHASITVSTNMQVAESQVAEARKLSVDTDKKLAESKVMEVERVTQDVSSLHNNNDEEEVPEAYLRED, from the exons ATGGCCGCGCTGAGGAAGGTAACAACCTGCTTCCGTCTCCTCAG gAGTTCAGCTCCTGTCCTGTTGAGCAGCAGAAAACCTGCAGTCCTTAAAGCCGTCAAATGGACAAATATTCTGTACACAGGTATTGCGTCTCTAACTGTGGGCGGTGGGCTGTGTGCTATACCTTTCAAACAG GTTGAAAACCTCTCTCATGAGTCTCTGATCAGACGAGCAGCCTCTCTGGTTACAGACAGTTCAAgcacttttctttctcagacCACTTTGGCTCTCATTGATGCCATTACAGAGTACTCAAAA GCTGTGCACACACTCATTGCCCTCCAAAGACGATACTTGCAATCACTGGGAAATCTGTCGCCTGCAGAAGAGGATGCAATCTGGCAGGTGATCATTGGCCAGCGTTCCGAG GTTAGTGACCGACAGGATGAATGCAAGCGTTTTGAGTTAACCTGGGTCAGCGCCTTCAAGCTGTGTGAAACGGCAGCTGAGGCAGCGTACACCTCAG GAGCTGAACATGCATCCATCACAGTGAGCACAAACATGCAGGTGGCCGAGTCGCAGGTGGCGGAAGCACGGAAACTGTCAGTGGATACAGATAAGAAGTTAGCGGAGAGTAAAGTAATGGAGGTTGAAAGGGTGACGCAAGATGTTTCCTccttacataataataatgatgaggAAGAGGTGCCTGAGGCGTATCTAAGAGAAGACTGA